From one Rosa rugosa chromosome 4, drRosRugo1.1, whole genome shotgun sequence genomic stretch:
- the LOC133742681 gene encoding indole-3-acetic acid-induced protein ARG7-like, translating into MGFRLPRIANTKTSVIPKGHLVVYVGESQKKRFVVPISYLNHPLFQNLLSQAEEEFGYHHPMGGITIPCSQDTFLDVTSRLSV; encoded by the coding sequence ATGGGTTTCCGATTGCCTCGAATTGCTAACACAAAGACATCAGTTATCCCAAAAGGCCACCTTGTGGTATATGTTGGAGAGAGCCAGAAGAAACGATTTGTGGTTCCAATATCATATTTGAACCACCCTTTGTTTCAAAATTTGCTGAGTCAAGCTGAAGAAGAATTCGGATACCATCATCCAATGGGTGGAATCACAATTCCTTGCAGTCAGGACACCTTCCTTGATGTCACTTCCCGCCTAAGTGTGTGA